CGGTCCCCACCACTACCCACAGCCCGGGCTTCGGCCGCCATCTTCCTGTCCAGAAGACATTTATCAATTTTGATAATAAGGCCAACACCAAGTGCCGACCATTCCTGTCTCGCTTGTATCGAGACTTGGACGGAACTGTGCCGTTCTTGGATTGGTTTCCCGATTCGAGTTAGAGCCAATGGCCCACACACTTCAGGAGTAGTGCATGCCCCGCAGACGCAAGCCCACCACCGACGCGCTCGCGATCATTGACCGAAGATACTACTCCGATCCAAAGCGTCGAGCCGAGGCAGAGCTGGCCTATGCACATGCTTGTATGGCGCAGGAGATCTACAGGCTTCGAACAAAGGCGGGCCTCACGCAGGCTCAGCTCGCCGCACGCGTTGGGACCAGCATCAGTGCGATCAGCCGTCTCGAGGACGCGGACTACGACGGCCACTCGCTGAACGTTCTGGTACGGGTGATGATGGCGCTGAATCGCAGGCTGGATTGGCGCGTTGTGCCGCTTCAGAAGGAATCGCCAGCCCGTCGCAGGTGCTGACATCTCCGCACGGTCGTGCGGTGATGCTGGAGACCGTCCCTTGCCTCAACCCCGCACGATCGTGCGGCGAGCCTAGTACACCCTCACCGGCAGGATCACCATCGGTAACCCGTGGAACGCGAGGCGGCGCTGCAACGCGGGGCACGTCTGGTTGTGGAGCCAGCGCAAGTAGGAGCGCTCCTTTTGGAACACGAGCTGGCCGCCGAACGTGACGGCCTTCGGGTACTCCTCGCTCACCTTCAGGCATACCTGCTCGAGCTCGTCGACGATGTCGGTGCCGATCGCGCACCGATAGTCGGCGGGCAGACCCAGCTTCCGCGCGAAATCCACGTACTTCTGCAGCTCGGCTTCCGTCTGCTTCTTCAGCGCCTCGATCTCCTCGATTCCCTTGAATTTTCCGGAATCGATCGCGCCGACAGAGATGAACATCACCTGTTTGAACTGCCCGGGGAAGACCCGGAAGATGTTCAAGAGCGAGTGGATGCCGAGCCCGCCGAAGCTGACCACGGTGAGGACGGCGGTCTGGGCGTTCTTCTTCAGAGGCACGACGGTCGGCTCTTTCTCGGGCATGGGAACGGTCAGCAGGCTCTCGTCGAGCCGGCTCAGCGTCTGGGCGGTGTTCTCATAGTGGCGCCGGATGGACATGCAGACGGCGACGATCGATCCGGTCGCGAGGAGCGTGGCCCAACCGCCTTCCATGAACTTGAACCCGACGGTCCCCAGGAGCAGCGAGCCGGTCACGATGAACCCGAGGGTGCTGATCGTGAGCGCGCGCTTCCAGTTCTGCCCCTCGCGCCTCAGGTGGAACGCGTCGCGCACCATCCCGAGCTGCGCCAGCGAGAACGTGAGGAACACGTTGATCGAGTAGAGCACGACGAGGAGGTGCACCTCGCCCTGGGTCACGAGCAGCACGAAGGCCGCGGACAGTGCGATGAAGAGCACGCCGTTCGACGTCACGAGCCGCTCCGAGAGGTTCCCGAACCGGGACGGCACCCACCGGTCGAACGACATGTAGACGAGCACGCGAGGGCCCCCGAGGAACCCGGTCTGCGCGGCGACGAAGAGGAGCGTTCCGGCGCCGAGAAGCGTGATGGCGACGAGGATCTTCCCCACGATGTGCCCCGGCGGGAAGGCGTGCTCGACGACGGCGGACCAGAGCACCGCGTTCAGCGTCTTCCCGGGCACCGGCTGCACGAGATAGAGCAGGTAGTTCACGAGGATCCCGGCCGCGATCAGCGCGAGCGACACGGCCATGTAGCGCATCGTGATCTTGGCGGTCTCGACCTTGGGCTCGCGGAGCATGGGCACGCCGTTCGAAACAGCCTCGATCCCGGTGTACGTGCCGCCTCCGAGCGTGAACGCGCGGAAGAGGAGCATCGCCAGCGCGAGCCATCCGTACTGCTGCACCGAGTGCCCGGATTGCTCGCGCAGGTGCGCGATCTCGACCGGGATCTGGTTCCAGTTGAGGATCAGCCCCGCGACGATCCCCACGGTGTGCGTGACGATGAAGAGGAGGAAGATCGGCGAGATCACGGCGACCGATTCGCGGACGCCGCGCAGGTTCATCACCGTGAGGAGTCCGAGGAGCGCGAACGTGAACGGCAGGATCGCGAAGTGGAGCCCGTGGGGCAGGAGGCTGAAGATCGCCTCCGAGCACGCCGCGAGCGAAATCGCGACGGTCAGCACGTAGTCCACGAGGAGCGCGCTTCCCGACACGACCCCCGCGGTCGGGCCGAGCATCTTCGTCGCGACCACGTACCCCCCGCCGCCGGCGGGGAAGCGCTCGATGATCCGCACGTAGCTCGCCGCGATGATGAACACGGTGAGCGCCGTGAGGATCGCGAGCGGGATCGCGAGGAAGGTGTTCTCGCCGAGGGCGAGGAACGCGGCTTCCGGACCGTACGCGCTCGACGAAAGGCCGTCGGCGCCGAGCCCCACCCACGCGAGGAAGGCCGCCAGCGAGAGCTTGTGGAAGAGCTGCGGATCGGTCAGCCGTCGCGCGGGCCCGATGACGACCTCGAAGAACCTGCTGACGCCGCGGATCCAGCCCGGCTCCATGTTCTCCGGGGGCATGTCGAGGCCCGGCTCGGGAGGAACGGGGATCGCGGGATCGTGGGTCGCGTGCTCCGCTGCAGGCGACGCGGGTGGCGGCGGCAGGGATGGGGGAGCCTCGGGATTCGGAGGCTCTGGAGCGGTTGGCTCCGGGACCGGCCTGGGCGCGGAGTCGTCTCGTTCGGGCTCGGCCATGTTAAGCGGGGCACTATACGCCCCTGGAATCACCTCCGCAAATGGGACCGCGTCCGCGATGCCGCCGGGTCGCCTGACGCCCGCCTGGCATAAAGCAAAAAGAGGACCGCCCCGGCGGGTTTCCCCACCGGGGCGGCGTATCACCGCGAAACGGCCTCAGACGGCCGTGACGTTCGCAGCCTGCTTCCCCTTCGGACCCTCGACGATCTCGAACTCGACCGCCTGACCCTCGGCCAACGTCTTGAACCCGTCGCCCTGGATGGCGGAATAGTGGACGAACACGTCCTCCCCGCCGGCCTGCTGGATGAAGCCGAATCCCTTCGCCTCGTTGAACCACTTCACCGTACCGCGCTTACGCATGGAACCAATCACCTCCCCTCGTCGTGGTGCGTGCTGATCCCTCAACGCTCACGCATGATTCGGGCGTACGAATCCGTCCGCGAAGACGCAGACTTCCATCCCGCGCGATTCCGCCCGCTCTCTTGTTTTGGTTCGAAGTGGATGTAGGGAGGAGCTTCAGCTTCCTGACACCGATCAGTGCTTTGAACCTTGCCGCGTGCCAGCGCTGAAGTCGAGGCGACAATTGCGAGGCAACACCATTGCAGGTTTCCAAAGCGAGCCATACTTGGCCGGCTCGAAACGGCCCACCGGCCCGAACACGCGACCACGGTAGCCAGGGCCCCCGGGTCTGTCAAAAGGAAAATTCGGCGTGCGGACGCCAAACTTGACCCCGAATGGAGGGGCCCGTAACGTGCGGCGGCAAGCCCATGTCCCCCCTCGAGCGCTGGTTCAGGACCCCCTGGCGGGCCTTCACCGTCGCCGCGGTCGTCGCCTCGATCGCGAGCTTCCCGTTCCTCTTACGCGGTTTCCCGGCGCTCGCCGCCACGGGCACGATCCGCTCCTCCGGAGCGCCCGAGCTCGTCATTTACAGCAACGACTTTGCGCTGGTCCGTGAGCCGAAATCGCTCTCCCTGAGCCAGGGCGCGGGCGAGGTCACGCTCGAGGGGATGCCGCAGCGAGTCGACTCCTCCTCCGTGCGGCTCGAGGGCGCGGGATTCCGCGTGCGCCGCCAGAGCTACCGCTTCGACACGTGGAATACGGACCGCGCGATCCGGAGGTTTCTCGGCGACTCGATCGCGTACCGCTACGGCGGCCGGCGATACCTGGGAGTCCTCGCGGGGATCGACGGGGACGACGTCTTCATCCAGCGCCGCGACTCCGCGGACGTGCTCATGATGCTGAAGCGCCAGCAGCTCACCGAGGTGGAGTTCCCCGCGCGATTCCGCCTCCGCACGCGTCCGACCATGGAGTGGCATCTCGACGCCGAGAAGGCGGGCGAGCGCGCCGCGACGCTCTCGTATCTCACGTCGGGCATCTCCTGGAGCGCGGAGTACGTCGCGGTGCTCGCTCCCGACGAGAAGAGCGTCGAGTGGACGGGCTGGGCCCTCGTCGAGAATCGCTCGGGCGCGAGCTTCAAGGACGCGAAGGTCTCGCTCGTCGCCGGGGAGATGCTGCGGGACGGCGAGGCGCCGGATCGCGGGGTCGCCACCGAGCCTTCCGCGGGCGAGGGGCCCCGAAAGACCGACTCCGACTTCTTCGCGTATCACGCCTACGCGCTCCCGGGCGCGGTCACGCTCGACAACTTCGGCACGCTGAACGCGGCGATCGTGCCCGCGACGCGCGTGGCGGCGGCGCGCAGCTATCGTTACGACGGCGCGCGGGACGGATCGAAGGTGCGCGTGCAGCTCGAGCTGGGAGGCGAGAAGGGGGGCGCGTTCGCGACGCCGCTACCGGAGGGGCGCGTTCGCGTGTACGCCTCGAGCGCCGTGACGGGGCAGTCGCTCGTGGGCCAGGACCGGATCCAGCACACGGCGCCCGGGGAGCGAGTGCGCGTGCAGAGCGGCGTGGCGTTCGATCTGGTGGGGGAACGGACCCGGACGGCCCACACGCGGGTGTCCAGGAATGTCACCGAGGACGCGTATCGCATCCGCATCCGGAACCGCGGGGATGAGGCGGCGGTTGTAACGGTGGTCGAGAGCCTCTACGGCAACTGGGAGATCGCCCAGAAGTCCGTGGACGTGAAGCGCCGGACCGGCGACGGGGTGGAGTTCGAGCTGAAGGTCCCCCCGGGGAAGGAATCCGAGCTCACGTATACGGTCCGATACTCGTTCTAGGGGGGTGCCCCGATGCGCCTCGGCCTCCGTGTCGTCGTGCTCGCTCTTGCCCTGGGGTTGCCGGCCGCTTCGCACGGCAGCGGGCAGCCACCCGAAGAGCTCCACTCCTACTGGGTCTTCTTCCGGGACGGCGGCCCCGAGCCCGCGCCGGCACTCGCCGAGCCGTCCGCCGATCTGACCCCTCGAGCGCTCGCTCGCCGCGCGCGCGCGGCACGGGAGCGCGGCGAGGCGGCCACGGCGATCGAGCTTCCCGCGGCGAGAGACCTCGCGCCGAGCGAGACGTACGTCGCCGCGCTCGAGCGGATGGGGGCCAGAACCCGAACACGGTCCCGGTGGCTGAACGCGGTCAGCGTCGAAGCGAAGGCAACCGCGCTCGACGCGATTCGTGCGCTGCCATTCGTGTCGGAGGTCCTGCCGGTCGCCGTCGTGACGAGCGACGGAGCCTCCACGAGCTCCGCGGACTCGACCGTGACCCGTGCGGCCGCTCCTCGCATCATCAGCTGCGACTTCCTCGCCGCCGATGCCCAAGAACAGACGATGATGGTCAACGTCGAGATCGCCCACCACAGTGGCTACCGCGGTCAGGGCGTCCTCATCTGTGTCCTCGACTCGGGGTTCGATCTCTCGCACGAATCCCTGCGCCACCTCGTCGTGCGCGAGCAGCGCGACTTCCTCCGGAAGGACCGCGACGTCTCCTTCGATCCCGCGCAGGACCTGCCGAGGCAGGCGTATCACGGGACGCAGGTCCTCTCCGTGCTCGCGGGTTATGTTCCCGAGCGCTATTTCGTCGGACCCGCGATCGACGCGGAGTTCCTCCTGGGCAAGACGGAGGACATCGGGAGCGAGAAGCAGGTCGAGGAGGACGCCTGGGTCGAGGCGGTCGAGTGGGCGGAGGCGCGCGGCGCGGACATCCTGGTCAGCTCGCTCACGTATCCGGCCTGGTACCGGCCGCAAGATCGAGACGGCCGCACCGCGGTCATCACGCGCGCCGCGAACCTCGCGTTCGAGCGTGGCCTCCTCATCGTGAACTCGATCGGGAACTACGGACCGGGAGAGCGCACGCTGAGCCCGCCGGCCGATGCCGAGGGCGTGATCGCGGTCGGCTCGGTGGATTCCCAGGGCAAGATCAGTCCGTTCAGCTCCCTCGGGCCGACATGGGACGGAAGGGTGAAGCCGGATCTCGTGGCGCAGGGTTCCAGGGTTGTCGTCGCCGAGCCGGGAACGGGGAAGAGTTTGACGTACGGCAGCGGCACCTCGTTCTCGAATCCGCTCGTGGCGGGCTGCGCCGCGATCGTGCTGAGCGCGCACCCGGACTGGGGACCCGAAGCGGTGCGCGAGGCGCTCACGATGACCGCGAGCCAGGCGTCGCAGCCGGACTCACGCCTCGGGTGGGGGATTCCGGACGCGCGCGCGGCGATCGAGTACCCGGAGATCCAGGGTGACGTGGATCTCGCGGACGATCCGTTCATGAAGCGGACGGAGGCCGTCGTCGTGCAATGGGAATCAGTGGGGACGGTGGATTCCGCTGCGGTCGCACCGTCGGACACGCCGCCGCGAGGCGTCACCACGGCGGTTTACGATGGTGGCTTCCAAATTCCGAATCTGCCGCGCGGAACCTACGTCTTGCGGATCCAGGCTCCGGGGTACCTCGAAGCAGTCTCCGAGCCACTGCAGGTGCCGCCCAGTCTGTTCGACCTGAACTTCACGCTTCGCCGTCCGTAGTGCAGGTCCGGTTCAGCGTCCGCCGCCGCCTGCTCCCACGCGCCCGCCGCGGAACATCGACGTCGAGCCCTCCCAGCGGATCCTCGATTCCTTGCGGAACTCGTACCGCGGGAACTCCTCGAGGAACCGCACCGCCGCCTCGCGCAGCAACACGCCCGTCGAAGTGATCCCGAGCCCCTTCTCGAAGTGCGTGTACCCGTCGCCTCCCTCGGCCAGGTAGTCCACGGTCGCGACGCGATACACGCGATCCGAATTCAGCGCCTCCTCCTTCTCACCGACACGGATGTACGAGGCGCGGTCCCTCGTGATCACGAACTTCACCCCGGAAACCTGGAGGAAGCCGCCCTTCCCGAGCCGTTGCGCCACGCGATCCAGGAGCTGCCGCACCTGCCATCCCGCCATCTCCACGACGACGACCTTGTTGTCGAAGGGCAGGATCGTGTGGACATCCGCGACCGTCACGTCCCCGGCGGGCATGGCCGCGCGGATCCCTCCCGAGTTGATGAGGCCGATGTCCGCGTCCTCTCCGGCCCATCGCACGA
The window above is part of the Candidatus Eisenbacteria bacterium genome. Proteins encoded here:
- a CDS encoding helix-turn-helix transcriptional regulator, which encodes MPRRRKPTTDALAIIDRRYYSDPKRRAEAELAYAHACMAQEIYRLRTKAGLTQAQLAARVGTSISAISRLEDADYDGHSLNVLVRVMMALNRRLDWRVVPLQKESPARRRC
- a CDS encoding APC family permease, with protein sequence MPPENMEPGWIRGVSRFFEVVIGPARRLTDPQLFHKLSLAAFLAWVGLGADGLSSSAYGPEAAFLALGENTFLAIPLAILTALTVFIIAASYVRIIERFPAGGGGYVVATKMLGPTAGVVSGSALLVDYVLTVAISLAACSEAIFSLLPHGLHFAILPFTFALLGLLTVMNLRGVRESVAVISPIFLLFIVTHTVGIVAGLILNWNQIPVEIAHLREQSGHSVQQYGWLALAMLLFRAFTLGGGTYTGIEAVSNGVPMLREPKVETAKITMRYMAVSLALIAAGILVNYLLYLVQPVPGKTLNAVLWSAVVEHAFPPGHIVGKILVAITLLGAGTLLFVAAQTGFLGGPRVLVYMSFDRWVPSRFGNLSERLVTSNGVLFIALSAAFVLLVTQGEVHLLVVLYSINVFLTFSLAQLGMVRDAFHLRREGQNWKRALTISTLGFIVTGSLLLGTVGFKFMEGGWATLLATGSIVAVCMSIRRHYENTAQTLSRLDESLLTVPMPEKEPTVVPLKKNAQTAVLTVVSFGGLGIHSLLNIFRVFPGQFKQVMFISVGAIDSGKFKGIEEIEALKKQTEAELQKYVDFARKLGLPADYRCAIGTDIVDELEQVCLKVSEEYPKAVTFGGQLVFQKERSYLRWLHNQTCPALQRRLAFHGLPMVILPVRVY
- a CDS encoding cold-shock protein yields the protein MRKRGTVKWFNEAKGFGFIQQAGGEDVFVHYSAIQGDGFKTLAEGQAVEFEIVEGPKGKQAANVTAV
- a CDS encoding DUF4139 domain-containing protein, with translation MSPLERWFRTPWRAFTVAAVVASIASFPFLLRGFPALAATGTIRSSGAPELVIYSNDFALVREPKSLSLSQGAGEVTLEGMPQRVDSSSVRLEGAGFRVRRQSYRFDTWNTDRAIRRFLGDSIAYRYGGRRYLGVLAGIDGDDVFIQRRDSADVLMMLKRQQLTEVEFPARFRLRTRPTMEWHLDAEKAGERAATLSYLTSGISWSAEYVAVLAPDEKSVEWTGWALVENRSGASFKDAKVSLVAGEMLRDGEAPDRGVATEPSAGEGPRKTDSDFFAYHAYALPGAVTLDNFGTLNAAIVPATRVAAARSYRYDGARDGSKVRVQLELGGEKGGAFATPLPEGRVRVYASSAVTGQSLVGQDRIQHTAPGERVRVQSGVAFDLVGERTRTAHTRVSRNVTEDAYRIRIRNRGDEAAVVTVVESLYGNWEIAQKSVDVKRRTGDGVEFELKVPPGKESELTYTVRYSF
- a CDS encoding S8 family serine peptidase; translated protein: MRLGLRVVVLALALGLPAASHGSGQPPEELHSYWVFFRDGGPEPAPALAEPSADLTPRALARRARAARERGEAATAIELPAARDLAPSETYVAALERMGARTRTRSRWLNAVSVEAKATALDAIRALPFVSEVLPVAVVTSDGASTSSADSTVTRAAAPRIISCDFLAADAQEQTMMVNVEIAHHSGYRGQGVLICVLDSGFDLSHESLRHLVVREQRDFLRKDRDVSFDPAQDLPRQAYHGTQVLSVLAGYVPERYFVGPAIDAEFLLGKTEDIGSEKQVEEDAWVEAVEWAEARGADILVSSLTYPAWYRPQDRDGRTAVITRAANLAFERGLLIVNSIGNYGPGERTLSPPADAEGVIAVGSVDSQGKISPFSSLGPTWDGRVKPDLVAQGSRVVVAEPGTGKSLTYGSGTSFSNPLVAGCAAIVLSAHPDWGPEAVREALTMTASQASQPDSRLGWGIPDARAAIEYPEIQGDVDLADDPFMKRTEAVVVQWESVGTVDSAAVAPSDTPPRGVTTAVYDGGFQIPNLPRGTYVLRIQAPGYLEAVSEPLQVPPSLFDLNFTLRRP